A section of the Candidatus Krumholzibacteriia bacterium genome encodes:
- a CDS encoding CoA-binding protein has product DLRGVMITEKIDFTTDVPGTELLLSARVDAAFGPMVAVGPGGVLTEWYGELSEGHAHTILGAGLGKGEFDAERGVEVLASTHFGAQALKPSRLFDQPPFGREALARALSALVELIERTDDDGHAVFEEIELNPVVAVDGRPVALDALIRLAGPATAARPARPIEKVGQLLHPRSAAVYGASASAMNAGRIILRNLKQAVGLDYGRLWAVHPKADRIDGVPCVSSTEALPETVDLAVIAIPADRAPQSIQEICDTGKAHSIILIPGGFAETGEGGRAVEVQKTLAAARQHEDRGPVLVGGNCLGIVSKHEYNTFFLPTYKLPFHDAPGDDLVVVSQSGAYLVSFTSNLDGIVFPRVSISYGNEMDLTASDFFEYYLEHETEPQVFVFYVEGFQPGEGERFLSLVRRARNEGRSVVVYKAGKTEAGAEAAASHTASIAGDYAVARSLLMEAGAVVCETLNMFEDVTKILTMLRARTPRGRRLGVITNAGFEAGAVSDHLYGLEMATFSESTRRALEEVLPVIAHCGNPIDCTPMTDTEHFVKAVEVMAAAEEVDVIVVSAIPAAPTLDILAPDPEGAHPENVFGMQSLPAEVVRVFRETDKPIVAAIDSGRLYDPAVLMLERGGVPVYRKIDRASRALSVFVDHHEV; this is encoded by the coding sequence CCGACCTGCGCGGCGTGATGATCACCGAGAAGATCGACTTCACGACCGACGTCCCAGGAACGGAGCTGCTGCTGAGCGCCCGGGTCGACGCGGCCTTCGGACCGATGGTCGCGGTCGGGCCGGGTGGTGTTCTCACCGAGTGGTACGGCGAACTCAGCGAGGGTCATGCGCACACGATCCTCGGGGCCGGACTCGGCAAGGGCGAGTTCGACGCCGAGCGGGGAGTCGAGGTCCTGGCATCGACCCACTTCGGCGCGCAGGCACTGAAGCCTTCGCGGCTCTTCGACCAGCCGCCCTTCGGCCGCGAGGCCCTGGCCCGCGCCCTGTCGGCACTCGTCGAACTGATCGAACGCACCGACGACGACGGACACGCGGTGTTCGAGGAGATCGAGCTGAATCCGGTGGTCGCCGTCGACGGCCGACCCGTGGCCCTCGACGCCCTGATCCGTCTGGCGGGTCCGGCGACGGCCGCGCGCCCTGCCCGTCCGATCGAAAAGGTCGGGCAGCTCCTGCACCCGCGGAGCGCGGCCGTGTACGGAGCATCGGCCTCGGCCATGAACGCAGGCCGCATCATCCTGCGCAATCTCAAGCAGGCCGTCGGACTCGACTACGGCCGTCTGTGGGCGGTCCACCCGAAAGCCGACCGGATCGACGGCGTCCCCTGTGTCTCGAGCACCGAAGCACTGCCCGAAACCGTCGATCTGGCCGTCATCGCGATTCCCGCCGATCGCGCCCCGCAGTCGATCCAGGAGATCTGCGACACGGGCAAGGCCCATTCGATCATCCTGATCCCCGGGGGCTTCGCCGAGACCGGAGAGGGCGGTCGTGCCGTCGAGGTGCAGAAGACACTCGCTGCCGCGCGACAGCACGAGGACCGCGGGCCGGTCCTCGTGGGCGGGAACTGCCTGGGAATCGTGAGCAAGCACGAGTACAACACCTTCTTCCTGCCCACCTACAAACTTCCCTTCCACGACGCGCCCGGCGACGACCTGGTCGTGGTGAGCCAGTCCGGCGCCTATCTGGTGAGCTTCACCAGCAACCTCGACGGGATCGTGTTCCCCCGGGTCTCGATCTCCTACGGCAACGAAATGGACCTCACCGCGAGCGACTTCTTCGAGTACTACCTCGAACACGAGACCGAGCCCCAGGTCTTCGTGTTCTACGTCGAGGGCTTCCAGCCGGGCGAAGGAGAACGATTCCTGTCGTTGGTGCGGCGCGCACGGAACGAGGGTCGGTCGGTCGTCGTGTACAAGGCCGGCAAGACCGAGGCGGGAGCCGAGGCCGCGGCGAGCCACACGGCGTCGATCGCGGGCGACTACGCCGTGGCCCGGAGCCTGTTGATGGAAGCCGGCGCAGTGGTGTGCGAGACGCTGAACATGTTCGAGGACGTGACGAAGATCCTCACCATGCTCCGTGCGCGGACGCCCCGCGGCCGCCGTCTGGGCGTGATCACGAACGCGGGCTTCGAGGCCGGCGCCGTGAGCGATCACCTCTACGGACTCGAGATGGCGACGTTCTCCGAGAGCACACGCCGTGCACTCGAAGAGGTGTTGCCGGTGATCGCCCACTGCGGCAACCCGATCGACTGCACACCGATGACCGACACCGAGCACTTCGTGAAGGCCGTCGAGGTCATGGCCGCCGCCGAGGAGGTCGACGTGATCGTGGTATCGGCGATTCCGGCGGCCCCCACGCTCGACATCCTGGCTCCCGACCCCGAGGGCGCGCATCCGGAGAACGTCTTCGGGATGCAGTCCCTGCCCGCGGAGGTCGTACGGGTCTTCCGCGAGACCGACAAACCGATCGTCGCGGCGATCGACTCGGGGCGCCTGTACGATCCGGCCGTGCTCATGCTCGAACGGGGGGGCGTGCCCGTGTACCGGAAGATCGACCGGGCCAGCCGGGCTCTCTCGGTCTTCGTCGACCACCACGAAGTCTGA